CCGGGCGCACTCGGATCTGACCCATGTGGACTTCGTGCCGCTCAACGACGTGAATGCCTTCCGCCTGGGGAACCCGCTCGCCGGCCTCGCCGAGGGGGGGATGCTCTTCATCCAGAGCGCCCGGACGGACCCGGCGGCGACCTGGGCCGACATCCCCGAGCACGCCCGGCGGCTGATCGCGGAGAGGCGCATCCGGCTGCTGGCCCTGGACACGGTGCGGATCGCGCGCGAGGTCGCGTCGCGGCCGGAGCTTCAGCAGCGGATGCAGGGAATCGTGCTCCTGGGCGTCTTCCTCCGCGCGACGCCCTTCCTCCGCCAGCGGGGGCTCACGGAGGCCGAGGTCTTCGAGGCCGTGGAGCGCTCCCTCCGGCGCTTCTTCGGCAAACGCGGGGAGGCGGTGGTGCAGGAGAATCTCACGGCCGTTCGCCGGGGGTACGCGGAGGTCATCGAGATTCCGCCGCACGTGATGGCCCCGGTGGTGCTCGCGGGGAGTGGAGGGATCCGTGGCTAGACGGCTCGTTCGAGACTGGATGCACGCGGGGGTGATCGCCTGCCGGCCGGACGCGCCGGTCGCCGAAGTCGCGGAGACCATGAAGCGCCATAACGTGAGCGCCCTGGTCGTGGTGGACCAGGCGGGGTACGCGGTTGGGGTGATCTCGCTCACGGACCTGGTTAACGCCGTCTTCGTCCAGCCGTATCTGCCGCACTGGCGGGGCATGACGGCGCGGCACCTGATGTCGACCCCGGTCATCAGCGTCAGGGCAGACAGCTCGGTGGAGGCGGCCATCGAGCTGATCCGCGAGCGGAAGATCCACCGGCTGGTCGTGACCGAGGCCGAGGGCGATCGGGAACGCCCGATCGGTATCCTCTCGGTCACGGACCTGGTGCACAACATGGAACACGCATAGGACGATCGGAGGGGGACACCCACGCCTGCGGCGTGGGTACCCGGGCCCCCTCCGAGGCCTCCCCCAGGAATGGTGGTTCGAGCGTGGCGGGTTCGGCGATGCCGCGAGGCAGGCCACCCGCCGCGCGAGGCCCGAGTGAATTGCGCGGGCGAAGCCCGCGCTCGAAGGGCATTACCCCGACACACGCATAGGAGCCGGCCATGGGCCACGACCCGCTCGTCGACCCGTTGGAGCCCGACGCCGTCGAGCCCGACATCGGCACGAAGGAACCGGGGACGGCCAAGGAGTCCCACGAGATCGGGCTCCTGCCGACCGGAGTCCTGGCCCTGGACGTGGAGGCCTATGTCGAGGACTTCAACGCGCGAGTCGTCGGTGCCTACGAGAAGGGGATAGGCTCGCAGGAGCTGCCGGCGGACGTCGGGATCGCCCGGAGCCTCATCCCTCCGGGGACAGCCGCCCTCAGGGACTTTTCCTACCTCTCCCCGCAGATCCCGGAGTTCATCGCCGACAAGTGCGTGGGCTGTATGAGCTGTGTCACAGAGTGCCCCGACACCGCGATCCTGGCCAAGGCCATCCCTAGCTCCCGCCTGGAGGCCGAGCTCGCGACCACGGGCGCCGAAGCGGAACGCCGGCGCCTGGCGTCCCACTGGGTCAGGACCCGGAAGTACTTCGACGTGCCGGCGCGGAAGGGGCGGGAAGGCGCGATGTTCGGGATCTTCGTGGACCCGACGAAGTGCAAGGGGTGCGCGGAGTGCGTCCAGGT
The nucleotide sequence above comes from Candidatus Rokuibacteriota bacterium. Encoded proteins:
- a CDS encoding CBS domain-containing protein is translated as MARRLVRDWMHAGVIACRPDAPVAEVAETMKRHNVSALVVVDQAGYAVGVISLTDLVNAVFVQPYLPHWRGMTARHLMSTPVISVRADSSVEAAIELIRERKIHRLVVTEAEGDRERPIGILSVTDLVHNMEHA